From Salvia splendens isolate huo1 chromosome 3, SspV2, whole genome shotgun sequence, a single genomic window includes:
- the LOC121794754 gene encoding uncharacterized protein LOC121794754, with protein sequence MSMPPLGSQNDKDKKKASNFPISTFTVGNWKRETTRKGDLTAKIYYAKKKLLWEFLNGPLKIKMEVCWSDITAIEAVINPNQPGFLRIELAKPPLFFREIPPQPKKHSNWEPVDDFTGGQAQLCMRHEATFPPGVLDKHYEKLLVHDERLAVLSRRLFQTHESVLPLQQIPQQQQLHNSLHIAASARGNQINNDPTCVGSSSRNPIVVSDQQQQLHHSLYKAPSASSNGGMAAWGNQINNKPTFVGSSSQNPLVINNEPTFTGSSSYNNSLVINNEPRFMGSSSIVRDQRLNQYNDMAFNNQQTKASSSQNPFAVPASTFVGSSRQNRPLVIRDQRGYQYNDMTVNNIQPTFVGASSQNPVALPASTFVHSSRQNHPLVIRDQRGYQYNDMTVNNIQPTFVGSSSQNPVALPGSTFVHSSRQNRPLVIRDQPLCQYNDLAVNNEPAFVDRSSSGNNSSAVSDEQQLSPRSRCLPWCMRRGNDKGKHMVQNAPTDDQLGLAEAILREANANCDDGAWSLLDLYIKQSQEDHCNQPVGGGNVNEASSTYPAPPSKP encoded by the exons ATGTCGATGCCTCCTCTGGGATCTCAAAATGATAAGGATAAGAAGAAGGCTTCCAATTTCCCAATCTCCACCTTTACTGTAGGGAACTGGAAG AGGGAGACTACTCGGAAAGGCGACTTGACTGCCAAAATCTACTATGCCAAGAAGAAGTTGTTGTGGGAGTTTCTCAATGGGCCTTTGAAGATCAAAATGGAAGTTTGTTGGTCTGATATCACTGCTATTGAGGCTGTTATAAACCCTAATCAACCCGGATTTCTTCGAATTGAG TTGGCCAAGCCTCCTCTCTTCTTCCGAGAAATCCCTCCTCAGCCCAAAAAGCATAGTAATTGGGAGCCGGTAGATGATTTCACCGGTGGCCAAGCCCAACTTTgcat GAGACATGAAGCTACTTTCCCTCCCGGGGTACTTGATAAACACTACGAGAAGCTTCTGGTACACGACGAGCGTTTAGCTGTCCTCAGTCGCAGGCTCTTCCAAACCCATGAATCGGTTTTGCCATTACAACAGATCCCACAGCAGCAACAGCTTCACAATTCTCTACATATAGCAGCATCAG CGCGGGGGAATCAAATCAACAATGACCCAACATGTGTCGGCTCATCAAGTCGGAACCCTATAGTTGTTTCGGATCAGCAGCAACAACTCCACCATTCTCTATATAAAGCACCATCAG CATCAAGCAATGGTGGCATGGCGGCGTGGGGGAATCAAATCAACAACAAGCCAACATTTGTAGGCTCATCAAGTCAGAACCCTCTTGTCATCAACAATGAGCCAACATTCACGGGCTCATCGAGTTATAATAACTCTCTTGTCATCAACAATGAACCAAGATTCATGGGATCATCGAGTATTGTTCGTGATCAACGACTTAATCAATACAACGACATGGCTTTCAACAATCAGCAAACAAAGGCCTCATCGAGTCAGAACCCTTTTGCTGTTCCTGCTTCAACATTTGTCGGTTCATCAAGACAGAACCGCCCTCTTGTTATTCGTGATCAACGAGGTTATCAATACAATGATATGACTGTCAACAATATTCAGCCAACATTTGTGGGCGCATCGAGTCAGAACCCCGTTGCTCTTCCTGCCTCAACATTTGTCCATTCATCAAGACAGAACCACCCTCTTGTTATTCGTGATCAACGAGGTTATCAATACAATGATATGACTGTCAACAATATTCAGCCAACATTTGTGGGCTCATCGAGTCAGAACCCCGTTGCTCTTCCTGGCTCAACATTTGTCCATTCATCAAGACAGAACCGCCCTCTTGTTATACGTGATCAACCACTTTGTCAATACAATGATTTGGCTGTCAACAATGAGCCAGCATTTGTCGACCGATCATCAAGTGGGAACAACTCCTCTGCTGTTAGTGATGAGCAGCAACTCTCTCCTCGGAGTAGATGCCTACCATGGTGCATGCGACGCGGAAATGATAAAGGAAAACATATGGTGCAAAATGCTCCAACTGATGATCAGCTGGGCTTGGCTGAGGCAATACTAAGGGAGGCAAACGCAAACTGTGATGATGGCGCGTGGTCGTTGCTTGACCTATATATAAAGCAAAGCCAGGAAGATCATTGCAATCAGCCAGTTGGAGGTGGTAATGTAAATGAAGCTTCATCTACTTATCCTGCTCCACCATCAAAGCCATGA
- the LOC121795214 gene encoding uncharacterized protein LOC121795214 — translation MAGNSQRRRPSKRDRKASNLGSRRDKDIPEISVFPITTFTVGNWKRESTHEGNLNAVFFYTSKKVEWDFIDGSLNSKMRVSWSDITAIEALMNPNQPGILRIQLAKPPLFFQEIPPSPRHHPNWKKANDFTNGQALIYPTHEATFPPGALDEHYAKLLIKDERLAELSRKPFPPVESVSSVSSNAVIGNQINNNEPTFVDSSGLNRALVVPDQRLHHYNNNEPAFFDGSSSEAQYLEQNCAADVDDEALAEALAREADAACDDDLWSMIDEYMKQTDQEDHGNELVGCGNVNEASSSDPPASSPPSKP, via the exons ATGGCGGGGAACTCTCAACGCCGCCGTCCCTCTAAACGAGATCGGAag GCTTCCAATTTGGGATCTCGCCGTGATAAGGATATACCGGAGATTTCCGTTTTCCCAATCACCACCTTTACTGTAGGAAACTGGAAG AGGGAGTCTACTCATGAAGGCAACCTGAATGCCGTATTCTTCTATACCTCGAAGAAGGTGGAGTGGGACTTTATTGATGGGTCATTGAATAGCAAGATGCGCGTTTCTTGGTCCGATATCACTGCCATCGAGGCTCTTATGAACCCTAATCAACCCGGAATTCTTCGAATCCAG TTGGCTAAACCTCCTCTCTTCTTCCAAGAAATCCCACCTTCACCAAGGCATCATCCCAACTGGAAGAAGGCAAATGATTTCACCAATGGCCAAGCCCTTATTTACCCGACGCACGAAGCCACCTTCCCTCCTGGAGCGCTTGATGAGCACTACGCGAAGCTTCTTATTAAAGATGAGCGTCTCGCTGAGCTCAGTCGCAAGCCCTTCCCGCCCGTTGAGTCTGTTTCATCAG TATCAAGCAATGCTGTCATAGGGAATCAAATCAACAACAACGAGCCAACATTTGTCGATTCATCAGGACTGAACCGCGCTCTTGTTGTTCCTGATCAACGACTTCATCACTACAACAACAATGAGCCAGCATTTTTCGACGGATCATCAAGTGAAGCGCAGTATTTGGAGCAAAATTGTGCAGCTGATGTTGATGACGAGGCCTTGGCCGAGGCACTAGCAAGGGAGGCGGACGCAGCGTGTGATGATGACTTGTGGTCGATGATCGACGAATATATGAAACAAACTGATCAGGAAGATCATGGCAATGAGCTAGTTGGATGTGGTAATGTGAATGAAGCTTCTTCATCTGATCCTCCTGCTTCTTCCCCACCATCAAAGCCATGA
- the LOC121795439 gene encoding uncharacterized protein LOC121795439 gives MPPLGSQNDKDKMKASNFPITTFTVGNWKRETIRKGDLTAKIYYCKKKLVWEFLNGPLKSKMEVCWSGIIAIEAAMNHPNQPGFLRVELAKPPLFFREIPPQQRKQTKWEPVDDFTGGQALLCRRHEATFPPGALDKHYEKLLLNDERLARVSRRLFPTNGSFLPLQQIPQQQQLHHSLNANFIAASSSGNGVMGNQINNERTFVDSSRQNLLAVRDQLLHQYNGVVLNNEPTLGNQINNERTFVDSSRQNLLAVRDQRLHQYNGVVLNNEPTLGNQINNERTFVDSSRQNLLAVRDQLLHQYNGVVLNNEPTFVGSSSKNPLNVGGKKLYQHNYMANNNEPTFVGSSSQNPIVVSDDMAAPFIHPPSSCPPKFQHGLIEVEYSDAGEQALADAIVREANATCDAFASSLIELFTVQGQGNEPVGGGNVNEASSTSPAPPTGP, from the exons ATGCCTCCTCTGGGATCTCAAAATGATAAGGATAAGATGAAGGCTTCCAATTTCCCAATCACCACCTTTACTGTAGGAAACTGGAAG AGGGAGACTATTCGCAAAGGAGACTTGACTGCCAAGATCTACTATTGCAAGAAGAAGTTGGTGTGGGAGTTTCTCAATGGGCCATTGAAGAGCAAAATGGAAGTTTGTTGGTCTGGCATCATTGCTATTGAGGCTGCTATGAACCACCCTAATCAACCCGGATTTCTTCGAGTTGAG TTGGCTAAGCCTCCTCTCTTCTTCCGAGAAATCCCACCTCAGCAGCGAAAGCAGACTAAATGGGAGCCGGTAGATGATTTCACTGGTGGCCAAGCCCTACTTTGCAG GAGACATGAAGCTACGTTCCCTCCCGGGGCACTTGATAAACACTACGAGAAGCTTCTGCTAAACGATGAGCGTTTAGCTAGGGTCAGTCGCAGGCTCTTCCCGACTAATGGATCATTTTTGCCATTACAACAGATCCCACAGCAGCAACAGCTTCACCATTCTCTAAATGCTAACTTCATAGCAGCATCAT CATCAGGCAATGGTGTCATGGGGAATCAAATCAACAACGAGCGAACATTTGTCGATTCATCAAGACAGAACCTTCTTGCTGTTCGCGATCAACTACTTCATCAGTACAATGGTGTGGTtctcaacaacgagccaacATTGGGGAATCAAATCAACAACGAGCGAACATTTGTCGATTCATCAAGACAGAACCTTCTTGCTGTTCGCGATCAACGACTTCATCAGTACAATGGTGTGGTtctcaacaacgagccaacATTGGGGAATCAAATCAACAACGAGCGAACATTTGTCGATTCATCAAGACAGAACCTTCTTGCTGTTCGCGATCAACTACTTCATCAGTACAATGGTGTGGTtctcaacaacgagccaacATTTGTGGGCTCGTCTAGTAAGAACCCTCTTAATGTTGGTGGTAAAAAACTTTATCAGCACAATTATATGGCTAACAACAATGAGCCAACATTTGTGGGCTCATCAAGTCAGAACCCTATAGTTGTTTCGGACGATATGGCTGCCCCCTTCATCCATCCTCCGAGTAGCTGCCCGCCAAAGTTCCAACACGGCCTAATTGAAGTAGAGTATTCAGATGCTGGTGAGCAGGCCTTGGCTGATGCGATAGTAAGGGAGGCGAACGCAACGTGTGATGCTTTCGCATCGTCTTTGATCGAACTGTTTACAGTGCAAGGTCAGGGAAATGAGCCAGTTGGAGGTGGTAATGTAAATGAAGCTTCATCTACTTCTCCTGCTCCACCAACAGGGCCATGA
- the LOC121795398 gene encoding uncharacterized protein LOC121795398 codes for MAVDNEPTFAGSLSSDGGEQCLAEWDGFDWERSFISLYCYTSKAMKSCIYYFVMQMQQQADNVDVGSQNNKDNLKASNFPITTFTVGNWKRDSNLEGELTAKFYYGMKKLVWEFLLNGPLKTKMEVCWSDITAIEAVINPNQPGFLRIELAKPPLFFREIPPQPRKRTTWEPADDFTNGQAQLCRKHEATFPPGALDKHYEKLPISDGRLAELSRRPFPTFFPLQQTPQQQLSTNEASSVSPDPPSKP; via the exons ATGGCTGTCGACAATGAGCCAACATTTGCTGGCTCATTATCAAGTG ATGGTGGTGAGCAGTGCTTGGCAGAGTGGGATGGTTTCGACTGGGAACGAAGCTTCATCTCTTTATACTGCTACACCAGCAAGGCCATGAAGAGTTGCATATATTACTTTGTGATGCAAATGCAA CAGCAGGCAGACAATGTAGATGTGGGATCTCAAAATAATAAGGATAATTTGAAGGCTTCCAATTTCCCAATCACCACCTTCACTGTAGGAAACTggaag AGGGATTCTAACCTCGAAGGCGAATTGACTGCCAAATTCTACTATGGCATGAAGAAGTTGGTGTGGGAGTTTCTCCTCAATGGGCCTTTGAAGACCAAAATGGAAGTTTGTTGGTCTGATATCACTGCTATTGAGGCTGTTATAAACCCTAATCAACCCGGATTTCTTCGAATTGAG TTGGCTAAGCCTCCTCTCTTCTTCCGAGAAATCCCTCCTCAACCGCGAAAGCGTACTACTTGGGAGCCGGCTGATGATTTCACTAATGGCCAAGCCCAACTTTGCCG GAAGCATGAAGCTACCTTCCCACCTGGAGCGCTTGATAAGCACTACGAGAAGCTTCCGATAAGCGATGGGCGTCTGGCTGAGCTCAGTCGCAGGCCCTTCCCGACCTTTTTTCCCTTGCAACAGACCCCACAACAGCAGCTCTCCACAAATGAAGCTTCATCTGTTTCTCCTGATCCGCCATCAAAGCCATGA
- the LOC121794226 gene encoding uncharacterized protein LOC121794226 isoform X1 yields the protein MFVGDKLGLQNLTIIRIRRRLPNPESTTFIVGNWKRDSNLKGDLTAKFYYGMKKLVWEFLLNGPLKTKMEVCWSDITAIEAVINPNQPGFLRIELAKPPLFFREIPPQPRKRTTWEPADDFTNGQAQLCRKHEATFPPGALDKHYEKLLISDGRLVELSRMPFPTNESVFPLQQIPQQQLSSSVLPLQHIPKLQFHHSLNSNIIAASGIVTIYIHILLVVYSYFYCYYTNPNYIYSLVASSNGVKGNEMNNEPTFVDSSRQNHPLDLDQQLYQYNDMAINSKPTFVASSSHKPVAVPASTFVEPSRQNHPLVVPEQRLYQHN from the exons ATGTTTGTAGGAGATAAACTCGGTCTGCAGAATCTCACCATCATAAGGATAAGACGACGGCTTCCAAATCCCGAATCCACTACCTTTATTGTAGGAAACTGGAag AGGGATTCTAACCTCAAAGGTGACTTGACAGCCAAATTCTACTATGGCATGAAGAAGTTGGTGTGGGAGTTTCTCCTCAATGGGCCTTTGAAGACCAAAATGGAAGTTTGTTGGTCTGATATCACTGCTATTGAGGCTGTTATAAACCCTAATCAACCCGGATTTCTTCGAATTGAG TTGGCTAAGCCTCCTCTCTTCTTCCGAGAAATCCCTCCTCAACCGCGAAAGCGTACTACTTGGGAGCCGGCTGATGATTTCACTAATGGTCAAGCCCAACTTTGCCG GAAGCATGAAGCTACGTTCCCACCTGGAGCGCTTGATAAGCACTATGAGAAGCTTCTGATAAGCGATGGGCGTCTGGTTGAGCTCAGTCGCATGCCCTTCCCGACCAATGAATCTGTTTTTCCCTTGCAACAGATCCCACAACAGCAGCTCTCCTCATCGGTTTTGCCATTACAACACATCCCAAAACTACAGTTTCACCATTCTCTAAATTCTAACATCATAGCAGCATCAGGTATAGTAACCATCTACATACATATATTACTAGTAGTTTATAGCTATTTCTACTGTTATTATACTAATCCCAACTATATATATTCTCTTGTAGCATCAAGCAATGGTGTCAAGGGGAATGAAATGAACAACGAGCCAACATTTGTCGATTCATCAAGACAGAACCACCCTCTTGATCTTGATCAACAACTTTACCAATACAATGATATGGCTATCAACAGTAAGCCAACATTTGTGGCCTCATCGAGTCATAAACCCGTTGCTGTTCCTGCCTCAACATTTGTTGAACCATCAAGACAGAACCACCCTCTTGTCGTTCCTGAACAACGACTTTATCAACACAATTAG
- the LOC121794226 gene encoding uncharacterized protein LOC121794226 isoform X2 yields MFVGDKLGLQNLTIIRIRRRLPNPESTTFIVGNWKRDSNLKGDLTAKFYYGMKKLVWEFLLNGPLKTKMEVCWSDITAIEAVINPNQPGFLRIELAKPPLFFREIPPQPRKRTTWEPADDFTNGQAQLCRKHEATFPPGALDKHYEKLLISDGRLVELSRMPFPTNESVFPLQQIPQQQLSSSVLPLQHIPKLQFHHSLNSNIIAASASSNGVKGNEMNNEPTFVDSSRQNHPLDLDQQLYQYNDMAINSKPTFVASSSHKPVAVPASTFVEPSRQNHPLVVPEQRLYQHN; encoded by the exons ATGTTTGTAGGAGATAAACTCGGTCTGCAGAATCTCACCATCATAAGGATAAGACGACGGCTTCCAAATCCCGAATCCACTACCTTTATTGTAGGAAACTGGAag AGGGATTCTAACCTCAAAGGTGACTTGACAGCCAAATTCTACTATGGCATGAAGAAGTTGGTGTGGGAGTTTCTCCTCAATGGGCCTTTGAAGACCAAAATGGAAGTTTGTTGGTCTGATATCACTGCTATTGAGGCTGTTATAAACCCTAATCAACCCGGATTTCTTCGAATTGAG TTGGCTAAGCCTCCTCTCTTCTTCCGAGAAATCCCTCCTCAACCGCGAAAGCGTACTACTTGGGAGCCGGCTGATGATTTCACTAATGGTCAAGCCCAACTTTGCCG GAAGCATGAAGCTACGTTCCCACCTGGAGCGCTTGATAAGCACTATGAGAAGCTTCTGATAAGCGATGGGCGTCTGGTTGAGCTCAGTCGCATGCCCTTCCCGACCAATGAATCTGTTTTTCCCTTGCAACAGATCCCACAACAGCAGCTCTCCTCATCGGTTTTGCCATTACAACACATCCCAAAACTACAGTTTCACCATTCTCTAAATTCTAACATCATAGCAGCATCAG CATCAAGCAATGGTGTCAAGGGGAATGAAATGAACAACGAGCCAACATTTGTCGATTCATCAAGACAGAACCACCCTCTTGATCTTGATCAACAACTTTACCAATACAATGATATGGCTATCAACAGTAAGCCAACATTTGTGGCCTCATCGAGTCATAAACCCGTTGCTGTTCCTGCCTCAACATTTGTTGAACCATCAAGACAGAACCACCCTCTTGTCGTTCCTGAACAACGACTTTATCAACACAATTAG
- the LOC121794228 gene encoding ESCRT-related protein CHMP1B-like: MGNAEKLMQQIMELKFTSKSLQRQARKCEKEEKAEKLKVKKAIEKGNMDGARIYAENSIRKRNEQMNYLRLSSRLDAVVARLDTQAKMTSISKSMGSIVKSLESTLATGNLQKMSETMDQFERQFVNMEVQAEFMESSMAGSTSLSTPEGDVNSLMQQVADDYGLEVSVGLPQPAAHAVTVKNSEKVDEDDLTRRLAELKARG; this comes from the coding sequence ATGGGCAACGCCGAGAAGCTGATGCAGCAGATCATGGAGCTGAAATTCACGTCGAAGAGCCTGCAACGGCAGGCGCGGAAGTGCGAGAAGGAGGAGAAGGCGGAGAAATTGAAGGTGAAGAAGGCGATCGAGAAGGGAAACATGGACGGCGCCCGGATCTACGCCGAGAACTCCATCCGCAAGCGCAACGAGCAGATGAATTACCTCCGCCTCTCCTCCCGCCTCGACGCCGTCGTCGCCCGCCTCGACACGCAGGCGAAGATGACCTCCATCAGCAAGTCCATGGGCAGCATCGTTAAATCGCTCGAGTCAACCCTCGCCACCGGAAACCTGCAGAAGATGTCGGAGACGATGGATCAGTTCGAGCGCCAGTTCGTCAACATGGAGGTGCAGGCCGAATTCATGGAGAGCTCCATGGCCGGCAGCACCTCGCTCTCCACCCCCGAGGGCGACGTCAACAGCCTTATGCAGCAGGTGGCCGACGACTACGGCCTCGAGGTCTCGGTCGGCCTCCCCCAGCCGGCAGCGCACGCCGTCACCGTCAAAAACAGCGAGAAGGTCGACGAGGACGATCTCACAAGGCGCCTCGCCGAGCTTAAGGCGcgcggctag